A DNA window from Insulibacter thermoxylanivorax contains the following coding sequences:
- a CDS encoding penicillin-binding protein 1A, with product MTTQHTNQRDATKKPSSKKKSDKAINGTKQALLIILHSLKWLLLVACLGGVTVFGVLYGYVSALVKDDPLRSREEIITALYQNSETGYIYFRDDGTGEPELMGQLRSEVDRQPITSIDKEVPQIVVDAFLAVEDNDFMEHKGIDIGATLRAVRQQFLNESRQTGGSTITQQLARNLFLSLEQTHSRKFKEILLAMRMERYLSKEQILIGYLNKIPFGASSTGYQVYGIKAAARGIFNLELDELNIAQAAYLAGLPQAPHTYSAFTGTGAFKEEGFNRAMQRQRVVLYRMLQEGKITEEEYEEALAFDIRSSLAPPSQKAYNKYPFLMLEVEQRATKILALQNNPGLTMDDLSDPQYEDLLNDTHKELLNGGYQIYTTVDKNIYEALQELASNPENFSPDDEENGVEQVGAIMIDNETGAILAMIEGRDYNIEQLNHATQMKRQPGSAMKPIAAYLPAIEDGKIQPATVIDDSPIILPDGGKGFHIPNNVLLRFDGLMTARHALNHSYNVPAIKIYNNIVGIENGLNFAKKLGITTIDESDYYAATGVIGGMKYGVTVEELTNAYAAIASYGEFKDAYLIEKITTMDGEVVYEHKVTPERVFSEQSGYLMTDMLRTVIQNGSATSLKSDFKHWDKTTIAGKTGTTQNYHDVWFVGYSPDVTVGVWIGYDQQAPLSREGRRRAREIWAKIMNTSIETRPELFPTKDFPRPDGIVEMTVSSVSGDLPSELVRKHNMLYRDIFNKKYIPVKEDSALVEMEIVRYGGLNYLPHPETPRDFVQKRLLVRRNPSIAELIREIQEMFEKYPNSRPNRSLSFYIPRDAHLDAPTLVDPREDDGLIPAAPGQPAISRNAETGEVTITFQATQAPDLIGYRLYKSVNGMPYQVAQILYAGDETVFKDTVPSYERATYYITAVDVVGKESPPTQVLLSHSDAFDPGIPLPPFNGIGGEGENGDADGSSPGPGGDPGGSSDPLNGSVPQPGSGDGQDEGPAAAPSAPKNVTATAGSGGTSVSLSWDPNPEQEKVTSYEIYYSVTEDGPYAKIGSTTETYYEYISFPISGWYRVAAVNAHGTSSYSAQVHVE from the coding sequence ATGACTACTCAACATACGAATCAACGCGATGCAACGAAGAAACCATCATCGAAGAAAAAATCGGACAAAGCGATAAATGGAACGAAACAAGCGCTGTTAATCATCCTTCACAGCTTAAAATGGCTGCTCCTCGTCGCCTGCTTAGGCGGAGTCACCGTCTTCGGGGTGCTCTACGGCTATGTATCCGCCCTCGTCAAAGACGATCCCCTCCGCTCGCGCGAGGAGATTATCACGGCTCTCTACCAGAACAGCGAGACCGGCTACATCTACTTCCGGGATGACGGCACAGGCGAACCGGAACTGATGGGACAGCTGCGCTCGGAAGTCGATAGGCAGCCGATCACAAGCATCGACAAGGAAGTGCCGCAGATCGTCGTCGATGCCTTCCTCGCTGTAGAGGACAATGACTTCATGGAACACAAAGGCATCGATATCGGTGCGACGCTGCGTGCCGTCCGCCAGCAATTCCTGAATGAAAGCAGACAGACCGGCGGCAGCACGATCACCCAGCAACTCGCAAGGAATCTGTTCTTGTCCCTGGAACAAACACACAGCCGCAAGTTTAAGGAGATCCTGCTGGCGATGCGCATGGAGCGCTATCTCTCTAAGGAGCAGATCCTCATCGGCTATCTCAACAAGATCCCCTTTGGAGCAAGTTCCACGGGGTATCAAGTATACGGCATCAAAGCAGCGGCCCGCGGGATCTTCAACCTGGAACTGGATGAGCTGAACATCGCACAAGCGGCCTATCTGGCTGGCTTGCCGCAAGCGCCCCATACCTATTCGGCGTTTACCGGCACCGGTGCTTTCAAGGAAGAAGGATTCAACAGAGCGATGCAGAGACAGCGGGTCGTTCTCTACCGGATGCTGCAAGAAGGCAAGATCACGGAAGAGGAATACGAAGAAGCGCTGGCCTTTGATATTCGTTCTTCCTTAGCCCCGCCTAGTCAGAAGGCGTATAACAAGTATCCGTTCCTGATGCTGGAAGTGGAACAGCGGGCGACGAAGATCCTTGCCCTGCAGAACAACCCGGGGCTGACGATGGATGACCTGTCCGACCCGCAGTATGAAGATCTGTTGAATGACACACACAAGGAACTGCTGAACGGCGGTTACCAGATCTATACGACGGTGGACAAGAATATCTATGAAGCGCTCCAAGAACTAGCCTCCAATCCGGAGAATTTCTCACCGGATGACGAAGAGAATGGTGTCGAGCAAGTCGGAGCGATCATGATCGACAACGAAACCGGCGCGATCCTCGCCATGATCGAGGGGCGTGACTACAATATCGAGCAGCTGAACCATGCAACGCAGATGAAACGGCAGCCGGGATCGGCGATGAAACCGATCGCTGCATACCTGCCGGCAATCGAGGACGGCAAGATTCAGCCGGCCACCGTCATCGACGACAGCCCGATCATCCTGCCCGACGGCGGTAAGGGATTCCATATTCCGAACAACGTGCTGCTCCGTTTCGACGGTTTGATGACGGCCCGTCACGCATTGAACCATTCCTACAACGTGCCGGCAATCAAGATCTATAACAATATCGTCGGCATCGAGAACGGTCTGAACTTCGCGAAGAAGCTCGGCATCACCACGATCGATGAATCCGACTACTACGCAGCCACGGGAGTCATCGGCGGGATGAAATACGGCGTTACCGTCGAAGAACTCACGAATGCTTATGCTGCGATCGCCAGTTACGGCGAGTTCAAGGATGCTTACCTCATCGAGAAGATCACGACGATGGACGGCGAAGTTGTCTACGAGCATAAAGTAACGCCGGAGAGGGTCTTCTCTGAGCAATCCGGCTATCTGATGACCGATATGCTGCGCACGGTCATCCAGAACGGAAGCGCGACAAGCTTGAAGAGCGACTTCAAACATTGGGATAAGACGACCATCGCCGGGAAGACCGGTACAACCCAGAATTACCACGATGTCTGGTTCGTCGGATACAGCCCTGATGTAACCGTAGGTGTGTGGATCGGTTACGACCAGCAGGCACCGCTCAGCCGGGAAGGCCGGCGCCGGGCAAGGGAGATCTGGGCGAAGATCATGAATACCAGCATTGAGACCAGACCTGAGCTGTTCCCGACGAAGGACTTCCCGAGACCGGACGGAATCGTGGAGATGACCGTCTCCTCCGTCTCCGGCGACCTGCCGAGCGAGCTGGTGCGCAAGCATAACATGCTGTATCGGGATATCTTCAATAAGAAGTACATCCCGGTGAAGGAAGACAGCGCACTGGTCGAGATGGAAATCGTTCGGTACGGCGGATTGAACTACCTTCCGCATCCTGAGACGCCGCGGGATTTTGTCCAGAAGCGGCTGCTTGTAAGGCGCAACCCTTCGATTGCCGAGCTGATTCGGGAGATCCAAGAGATGTTTGAGAAATATCCGAACAGTCGCCCGAACCGTTCGCTCAGCTTCTATATCCCGCGTGACGCACATCTGGATGCGCCGACGCTGGTGGATCCGCGTGAGGACGACGGTCTCATCCCTGCTGCGCCGGGACAGCCGGCGATCAGCCGCAATGCGGAGACCGGTGAGGTGACAATCACCTTCCAAGCGACCCAGGCACCCGATCTCATCGGATACCGCTTGTATAAGTCGGTGAACGGCATGCCTTATCAAGTCGCACAGATCCTCTATGCGGGAGACGAAACGGTCTTCAAAGACACGGTACCGAGTTATGAGCGTGCGACGTACTACATCACCGCCGTTGATGTCGTAGGCAAGGAATCACCGCCGACGCAAGTGCTGCTCAGCCACAGCGATGCCTTCGATCCGGGCATTCCCCTTCCTCCGTTCAACGGCATCGGCGGAGAAGGAGAGAATGGCGATGCAGACGGCAGCAGCCCAGGCCCAGGCGGAGACCCGGGCGGAAGCAGCGATCCGCTGAACGGCTCGGTGCCTCAGCCGGGCAGCGGCGATGGGCAGGATGAGGGGCCGGCGGCTGCTCCATCCGCGCCGAAGAATGTAACGGCAACAGCCGGCAGCGGCGGCACGTCCGTATCCCTCAGCTGGGATCCGAATCCCGAGCAGGAGAAGGTGACGAGTTATGAGATCTACTACTCCGTCACCGAGGACGGCCCTTATGCGAAGATCGGCTCGACAACGGAGACCTATTACGAATACATCTCCTTCCCGATCAGCGGATGGTATCGGGTCGCAGCAGTAAACGCGCACGGTACCTCAAGTTACTCAGCGCAGGTGCATGTTGAGTAA
- the ccpA gene encoding catabolite control protein A, whose protein sequence is MTVTIYDVAREAGVSMATVSRVVNNNPNVKPQTRKKVYEAIERLGYRPNAVARGLASKRTTTVGVVIPDISNAIIAEVARGIEDIANMYHYNIILCNADMRKEKEIRVINTLLEKQVDGLLFMGGLVTEDHIQAFRTSNVPVVLCATSDVEQSVPSVDIDHQLAAYDAVQALITRGHKKIALISGVLEDLTHYYQRYLGYRKALEEAGIPFREDYVRIGNGRYESGLEVMNYFMELEDRPTAILAANDEMAIGAIHTVLDHGLSVPDDISIIGIDNVRMASMVRPRLSTVAQPMYDIGAVSMRLLTKLMKKEHVEEERVILPHELIIRDSIAEA, encoded by the coding sequence ATGACAGTAACAATTTATGATGTAGCTCGAGAAGCAGGTGTGTCGATGGCCACTGTATCTCGAGTGGTCAACAACAACCCGAACGTAAAACCACAAACACGCAAGAAAGTCTACGAAGCGATCGAACGTCTCGGATATCGGCCGAATGCGGTTGCCCGCGGTCTCGCGAGCAAACGGACGACGACGGTAGGCGTCGTCATCCCGGATATCTCGAATGCGATCATTGCGGAAGTAGCGCGGGGGATTGAGGATATCGCGAACATGTATCACTACAACATCATCCTCTGCAATGCGGACATGCGCAAGGAGAAGGAGATCCGCGTGATCAACACCCTATTGGAGAAACAGGTGGACGGACTCTTGTTCATGGGCGGCTTGGTGACGGAAGACCATATCCAAGCGTTCCGCACGTCTAACGTTCCGGTTGTGCTGTGCGCAACCAGCGATGTCGAACAGAGCGTGCCTTCTGTCGATATCGATCATCAGCTTGCTGCCTATGACGCGGTACAAGCATTGATCACACGCGGCCACAAGAAGATCGCGTTGATCAGCGGCGTGCTGGAGGACTTGACGCATTATTACCAGCGTTATCTGGGTTACCGCAAGGCGCTGGAGGAAGCCGGGATTCCGTTCCGCGAAGACTATGTGCGTATCGGCAACGGCCGCTATGAGTCCGGTCTTGAAGTGATGAATTACTTCATGGAACTGGAAGACCGGCCGACGGCGATCCTCGCAGCCAATGACGAGATGGCGATCGGCGCGATCCATACGGTATTGGATCACGGACTTTCCGTACCCGATGACATCTCGATCATCGGCATCGACAATGTTCGTATGGCGTCGATGGTAAGGCCGCGCCTGTCGACCGTTGCTCAGCCGATGTATGACATAGGTGCCGTATCGATGCGCCTCTTGACCAAGCTCATGAAGAAAGAGCACGTTGAAGAAGAACGCGTGATCCTGCCGCATGAGCTGATCATTCGGGATTCGATCGCAGAGGCCTAA
- a CDS encoding VanZ family protein, whose amino-acid sequence MKTWLRIVPAIIWMAVIFYMSHQPGEALDENVMVWVKKLFPFIRDLNFGHFIAYFILALFVYLALGAKWLNWRGRLLTVLICVLYGVTDEYHQSFIPGRSPDLLDLRNDGIGALIAMLLVSLKPVHRLYIRLLEGKKY is encoded by the coding sequence TTGAAAACCTGGTTGCGTATCGTACCAGCGATCATCTGGATGGCGGTCATCTTCTACATGTCTCATCAACCCGGGGAGGCGTTGGATGAGAATGTGATGGTATGGGTGAAGAAGCTGTTTCCGTTCATCCGGGATCTGAATTTTGGACATTTTATCGCTTATTTTATCTTGGCATTATTCGTATATCTTGCTCTCGGGGCTAAATGGCTGAATTGGCGGGGAAGGCTGCTTACCGTCCTGATCTGTGTGCTGTATGGGGTGACGGATGAGTACCATCAGTCCTTCATCCCCGGCCGTTCACCGGATCTTCTCGACCTGCGCAACGATGGGATAGGCGCTTTGATCGCGATGCTGCTTGTCAGCTTGAAGCCGGTCCATCGCTTGTACATCCGGCTCCTCGAAGGTAAAAAGTACTAG